The Poriferisphaera corsica DNA segment ATCTATGCATACCCAATACATCATGGTCCCTTCCTATATCCGCATCGGCTTCTCACTCATCGCCTCCGCCGTCCTTCTCTCCATCCCCTACCTCATGATCGTTCTCTTTTGGCCACTCGAAGGCGGACTCCCCGTCCCATTCCATATCGCCTACTGGATACTCGCCCTCATCTATCTTGCCGCTGCATACTACGAAGACCCACGCATCTACGAAGACTGGGACGTCTGGGCCTTCGATAACCCCTTCAAACTCAACGACCAAACCAATCGCACCTCCACCGTCCTCACCATCGCCCTCATCCCCGGCAAGCTCCTCGTCTGGTCACTCTCCGCGCTCCTCGGCCGCATCGTCAAATAACACCTACGCAACAATCACACCCCGCAACAGCGACTCAATCGAACCGACAAACATCCCTTCCATCTCTGCCTCACTCATCATCACACCCGCCACTTCCATCGCCTTCTTCTGATTCTCCGTCATCTCCCAGATCGGGCTCGCACCAATCACAAACGCCAACTGAGCATACACAAACTGCATCACACTTTCCTCTGACCTAAACCTAAAAATCCCCGCTAATACCACACCAATACCACCCCATTCAACCATCGCATGACGCTTAAACTCAATCAACTTCTCAAGTGTTGAATTCTTTTCAATTGTCGTATTCATGATCGAAAACAACTTCATCATGCGCCGATGACGTTTCAAACTCGCCATCCATGCCCGACTAAATTCCTGCACCGTCCAAGATCTACCTCGCAATGATTTCTCAACATCTATCCGCCAGTTAGTCATCTCACGCATCAAAATTTCCAAAAGCACTTCTTCCGTCGTCCTGAAATACTTATACAAATTCGACCGCGTAAAATCAGCCTCACGCGCAATCATCACAAACGTAATCTCATCATACGCATACCGTTCGAACAACCGCTCCGTCGCCTGAACGATCTCATCGATACGTTGCTCTATCTGCTCATCTGTACGCGCACGTTGCCAACTCAATGTCTGAATCTCCTTACGAGTCCACCCATGATATCGACTTTATCCAGCTCGCACACTCAGCCACCAACCTCTCAATTCCAATCAGCCCTACTTAATGAACCGCTTCATCATCGCCAAAAACACGCGATCATACGTCTTGTCAGGCAAAAACTTCCGCATCCGCAAAATCGTCTTCGCCATATACC contains these protein-coding regions:
- a CDS encoding TetR family transcriptional regulator → MSWQRARTDEQIEQRIDEIVQATERLFERYAYDEITFVMIAREADFTRSNLYKYFRTTEEVLLEILMREMTNWRIDVEKSLRGRSWTVQEFSRAWMASLKRHRRMMKLFSIMNTTIEKNSTLEKLIEFKRHAMVEWGGIGVVLAGIFRFRSEESVMQFVYAQLAFVIGASPIWEMTENQKKAMEVAGVMMSEAEMEGMFVGSIESLLRGVIVA